One Tumebacillus sp. BK434 genomic window carries:
- a CDS encoding ABC transporter ATP-binding protein: MGIAYLLRSFRFVWQHGKGWVILTAVLHVLSGLFPLASLWVVKELVNAVSDVLQGTGNYQMITVLLLVQFGISVLESLFRHLQTWMDKRMEVRLEHDLQKLLAEKLAAVPVAYFDLPRFYQHLDRIQGGVGRRFIAPILAVFDILQRSITLISMLAFLFMIHWSFLVISLVAAVPILIMQARFGQQRFFLMLYQTPAAREAGYMSHLMMDRQGAKEVRLFNLAGYLIGRWSNTYRKNAREALHLMRKQQGIDVLLEALSAFFYMASAGILVWLMKSRPLQIGDFVSIGQAVHGAQGSLNMLAMSLAGLYEEMLYIRDFFTFLEFEEPELRRSQQQTARQFPERLTQGITVEHVSFQYPDTERRSLSDVSFHIAPGERVAIVGENGSGKTTLVKLLMGLYPIREGRVLFDGIPVEELDEQDVYRNVTVIFQDFMKYALTVRENIALGDIERIDDLLRLEAVARETGVDRFVQGFEEGYETNLGRYLFDGEDVSGGQWQKIALARALFRGGQIMILDEPTAALDPQAEMDVFRQFGRLTENKTAVFISHRMAAARMADRILVMKDGSLAEIGTHEELIAQDGEYSRMYRMQAQWYTEEKQQLQEAAAWKS; encoded by the coding sequence ATGGGCATTGCGTATTTGCTCCGATCCTTTCGTTTTGTCTGGCAGCACGGAAAGGGATGGGTGATCCTCACGGCGGTGTTGCATGTGCTGAGCGGGCTGTTTCCGCTGGCCAGCCTGTGGGTGGTCAAGGAATTGGTCAATGCTGTCTCGGACGTCTTGCAAGGCACAGGCAATTATCAGATGATCACGGTCCTGCTGCTCGTCCAGTTTGGCATTTCGGTGCTGGAATCGCTGTTTCGCCATCTGCAGACGTGGATGGACAAGCGCATGGAAGTGCGGCTCGAACATGACCTGCAAAAACTGCTGGCCGAAAAACTGGCGGCGGTGCCGGTCGCGTATTTTGACCTGCCGCGCTTTTATCAGCATCTCGACCGCATTCAAGGCGGGGTGGGCAGACGCTTCATCGCTCCGATCCTCGCAGTGTTTGACATCCTGCAGCGCTCGATCACGCTGATCTCCATGCTGGCCTTTTTGTTTATGATCCATTGGAGTTTTCTGGTGATCTCGCTGGTCGCAGCCGTGCCGATCCTGATCATGCAGGCCCGGTTTGGCCAACAGCGCTTTTTCCTGATGCTCTATCAAACGCCTGCCGCGCGCGAAGCCGGATACATGTCGCATCTGATGATGGACCGGCAGGGTGCCAAAGAAGTGCGCCTGTTCAATCTCGCAGGCTACCTGATCGGCCGCTGGTCGAACACCTATCGCAAAAACGCCCGGGAAGCGCTCCACCTGATGCGGAAACAACAAGGCATCGATGTGCTGCTCGAAGCACTGTCCGCCTTTTTCTATATGGCTTCGGCCGGGATTCTGGTCTGGCTGATGAAAAGCCGGCCGCTGCAGATCGGGGATTTCGTTTCGATCGGGCAAGCGGTGCACGGCGCGCAAGGCAGCCTGAACATGCTGGCGATGAGCCTGGCCGGATTGTATGAAGAAATGCTGTATATTCGCGACTTTTTTACATTTTTGGAATTTGAAGAGCCGGAGCTTCGGCGCAGCCAACAGCAGACGGCACGCCAGTTCCCGGAGCGGCTGACCCAAGGGATTACGGTGGAACATGTGTCGTTCCAATATCCGGACACGGAGCGCCGGAGCCTGTCGGACGTCAGCTTTCACATCGCCCCGGGCGAACGGGTAGCGATCGTCGGCGAAAACGGGTCGGGGAAGACGACCCTGGTCAAACTGCTGATGGGCTTGTACCCGATCCGCGAAGGCCGGGTGCTGTTTGACGGCATTCCGGTCGAAGAGCTGGACGAGCAGGACGTGTACCGCAACGTCACGGTGATCTTTCAAGACTTTATGAAATACGCGCTGACCGTGCGGGAGAACATCGCGCTCGGCGACATCGAGCGGATCGATGACCTGCTCCGCCTGGAAGCGGTGGCCAGGGAAACGGGCGTCGACCGTTTCGTGCAGGGATTTGAAGAAGGCTATGAGACGAATCTGGGCCGCTATCTGTTTGACGGAGAAGATGTGTCCGGCGGACAGTGGCAGAAGATCGCTTTGGCCCGCGCCTTGTTTCGCGGCGGCCAGATCATGATCTTGGACGAGCCGACCGCAGCACTTGATCCGCAGGCGGAGATGGATGTGTTTCGCCAGTTCGGGCGGCTCACCGAAAACAAGACGGCGGTGTTTATCTCGCACCGCATGGCCGCCGCCAGGATGGCCGACCGCATCCTCGTGATGAAAGACGGCAGCTTGGCGGAGATCGGCACGCATGAAGAACTGATCGCTCAAGACGGCGAATATTCCCGCATGTATCGGATGCAGGCCCAGTGGTATACGGAGGAAAAACAGCAGTTGCAGGAGGCGGCAGCATGGAAGAGTTGA
- a CDS encoding MauE/DoxX family redox-associated membrane protein — translation MEELILFWRIILAVLFLSSAVSKLQKMPEHFAILQDYQILPASAVRPFGWLEVGAELLVGSLLVLGWLQPLTAWVTAGLLLMYSAAVAINLLRGRREISCGCGGVAGNHQLSWKLVARNVLLMLVCGFLAQYTATYGLLDPRFWITALVSITLLLIGMGTLELRAVRRRMQALTASEFR, via the coding sequence ATGGAAGAGTTGATTTTGTTTTGGCGAATCATACTGGCGGTGCTCTTTCTGAGCAGCGCGGTGTCCAAACTGCAAAAAATGCCGGAGCACTTTGCGATCTTGCAGGATTATCAGATTTTGCCAGCGTCGGCCGTGCGCCCGTTTGGTTGGTTGGAAGTAGGCGCGGAACTGCTCGTCGGCAGCTTGCTGGTGCTGGGCTGGCTGCAGCCGTTGACAGCGTGGGTGACAGCCGGGTTGCTGCTGATGTACAGCGCAGCGGTCGCCATCAATCTGCTGCGGGGACGCCGCGAGATCTCCTGCGGCTGCGGCGGTGTCGCGGGCAATCATCAGCTGTCCTGGAAACTGGTGGCGCGCAATGTGCTGCTGATGCTGGTCTGTGGATTTCTGGCGCAATACACCGCCACGTACGGCTTGCTTGACCCGCGCTTTTGGATCACCGCGCTGGTTTCGATCACGCTGCTTTTGATCGGGATGGGCACACTCGAACTGCGAGCCGTCCGCCGGCGGATGCAAGCGCTGACAGCAAGCGAATTTAGGTGA